One genomic window of Microbacterium sp. BH-3-3-3 includes the following:
- a CDS encoding sulfite exporter TauE/SafE family protein — translation MTTATRPPHTARFFAVCIGVGLLAGLMSGLFGVGGGTVIVPLLVLLLGFDQRLAAGTSLAAIVPTASVGVITYAVDGHVAWLPALILAAGAVVGAQIGTWLLPKLSQTALRWSFVVFLLAVIVSLYFVIPSRDAELVLTWVTGPGLVVLGVVTGILAGLLGVGGGIIVVPALLLLFGTSDLIAKGTSLLMMIPTAISGTVGNLRRRNVDLVAAVCVGAAACATTAVGAQIAKAVDPFVANVLFSIFLVFIASQIAVKAVRGRHQR, via the coding sequence GTGACCACCGCCACGCGCCCACCGCACACCGCCCGTTTCTTCGCCGTGTGCATCGGGGTCGGTCTTCTCGCGGGCCTCATGTCGGGCCTGTTCGGTGTCGGCGGCGGCACGGTCATCGTGCCCCTGCTCGTGCTGCTGCTCGGCTTCGACCAACGCCTCGCCGCCGGCACCTCCCTCGCGGCGATCGTGCCGACCGCCTCGGTCGGCGTGATCACCTACGCGGTCGACGGGCACGTCGCGTGGCTGCCGGCGCTGATCCTCGCCGCGGGCGCCGTGGTCGGTGCGCAGATCGGCACGTGGCTCCTGCCGAAGCTGTCGCAGACGGCCCTGCGATGGTCGTTCGTGGTGTTCCTCCTCGCCGTGATCGTCAGCCTGTACTTCGTCATCCCCTCGCGCGACGCCGAGCTGGTGCTCACCTGGGTCACCGGGCCCGGACTCGTCGTCCTGGGTGTGGTCACCGGCATCCTGGCCGGACTGCTCGGGGTGGGGGGCGGCATCATCGTCGTCCCCGCGCTGCTGCTGCTGTTCGGCACGAGCGACTTGATCGCGAAGGGCACCTCGCTGCTCATGATGATCCCGACCGCGATCTCGGGCACCGTCGGCAACCTGCGCCGTCGCAACGTCGATCTCGTCGCCGCCGTGTGCGTCGGTGCCGCCGCGTGCGCGACGACCGCCGTGGGGGCGCAGATCGCGAAGGCCGTCGACCCCTTCGTCGCCAACGTGCTGTTCTCGATCTTCCTCGTCTTCATCGCCTCGCAGATCGCGGTCAAGGCCGTGCGCGGGCGTCACCAGCGCTGA
- a CDS encoding MaoC family dehydratase N-terminal domain-containing protein: MPVNPELVGRAFAPTAPYLVGREKVREFARAVFADAPQHSDPDAARALGYADVVAPPTFAMVVQDLTLQQLLGDPDSGIELSRLVHAEQRFRYTRPIVAGDELVATLSVTGIRSMGGNAMITSEAEIVDAAGAHVVTTTSILLAGEAGA, translated from the coding sequence GTGCCCGTGAACCCCGAACTCGTCGGTCGAGCCTTCGCGCCGACCGCTCCCTATCTGGTCGGCCGTGAGAAGGTGCGCGAGTTCGCGCGTGCCGTTTTCGCCGACGCCCCGCAGCACTCCGACCCCGACGCCGCGCGCGCGCTCGGCTACGCCGACGTGGTCGCGCCGCCGACGTTCGCGATGGTCGTGCAGGACCTCACTCTCCAGCAGCTGCTCGGCGACCCCGACTCCGGCATCGAGCTGTCGCGCCTCGTGCACGCGGAACAGCGATTCCGCTACACGCGCCCGATCGTCGCGGGCGACGAGCTCGTCGCGACGCTGTCGGTCACCGGCATCCGTTCGATGGGGGGCAACGCCATGATCACCAGCGAGGCCGAGATCGTGGATGCCGCGGGCGCTCACGTGGTGACCACGACCAGCATCCTTCTCGCCGGGGAGGCCGGAGCATGA
- a CDS encoding MaoC/PaaZ C-terminal domain-containing protein, whose amino-acid sequence MSGFTVGEVIAERSVHLTRESLVRYAGASGDFNPIHYRDDVATAVGLPGVLAHGMLTMGIAVGTLAEALGDSGRIADYGVRFTRPVVVDPETGADLHISAKVGAVDDEIARIDLTVTFAETTVLGKAQVRVRVS is encoded by the coding sequence ATGAGCGGCTTCACCGTCGGCGAGGTCATCGCCGAACGCTCGGTCCACCTCACGCGCGAGTCGCTCGTGCGCTACGCGGGGGCGTCGGGCGACTTCAACCCCATCCACTACCGAGACGATGTCGCCACCGCCGTCGGGCTCCCGGGCGTGCTCGCGCACGGCATGCTCACGATGGGGATCGCCGTCGGCACGCTCGCCGAGGCTCTGGGCGACAGCGGACGCATCGCCGACTACGGCGTGCGCTTCACGCGTCCCGTCGTCGTCGACCCCGAGACCGGCGCCGACCTGCACATCAGCGCCAAGGTGGGCGCCGTCGACGACGAGATCGCCCGCATCGACCTCACCGTGACGTTCGCCGAGACCACCGTGCTCGGCAAGGCGCAGGTGCGGGTGCGGGTGTCCTGA
- a CDS encoding UDP-N-acetylmuramate dehydrogenase, with protein MPDVVPIPLSQLTTLRTGGAPARMIEATTAEELIASLRAVWADREAWFVIGGGSNLFVGDDAFEGTVIRVRTTGVEELPGSGPDTVRVRVQAGHDWDALVAETVERGLAGIEAMSGIPGTVGAAPVQNIGAYGQEIVQTLVEVELIDEATGEVSVVPASELELGFRTSVLKQHYGSVPDRSAVILSVTLELERVGDGERPITGEQLRNALGLEERDAVSLRWIRDHVLATRARKGMVLDAEDPDTWSAGSFFQNAIVSQSFARALPAACPRWPMTPVLDPVTVIPLAAFDGILPPPPVERHEVKVSAAWLIENAGLGRGFRFPRSRAGLSTKHTLALTNRGEATAAEIAELARFVQGRVQSEFGLLLQPEPVLVNVEL; from the coding sequence ATGCCCGACGTCGTTCCGATCCCCCTGTCGCAGCTCACGACGCTGCGCACCGGCGGTGCCCCCGCCCGCATGATCGAGGCGACCACCGCAGAAGAGCTCATCGCCAGCCTGCGTGCGGTGTGGGCCGATCGTGAGGCGTGGTTCGTGATCGGCGGCGGGTCGAACCTGTTCGTCGGCGACGACGCGTTCGAGGGCACCGTCATCCGCGTGCGCACCACCGGCGTCGAGGAGCTCCCCGGTTCGGGTCCCGACACGGTGCGCGTGCGCGTGCAGGCGGGCCATGACTGGGACGCGCTGGTCGCCGAGACCGTGGAGCGGGGTCTCGCGGGCATCGAGGCGATGTCGGGCATCCCCGGCACGGTCGGTGCCGCCCCCGTGCAGAACATCGGTGCCTACGGTCAGGAGATCGTGCAGACCCTCGTCGAGGTCGAGCTGATCGACGAGGCGACGGGTGAGGTGTCGGTCGTTCCCGCGTCCGAGCTGGAGCTCGGGTTCCGCACCTCGGTGCTGAAGCAGCACTACGGCTCGGTGCCGGATCGTTCCGCGGTGATCCTGTCGGTCACCCTCGAGCTCGAGCGCGTCGGCGACGGTGAGCGACCGATCACCGGCGAGCAGTTGCGCAACGCCCTGGGGCTCGAGGAGCGCGACGCGGTGTCGTTGCGCTGGATCCGCGATCACGTGCTCGCGACCCGTGCCCGCAAGGGCATGGTGCTCGACGCCGAAGACCCCGACACCTGGAGCGCGGGCTCGTTCTTCCAGAACGCGATCGTGTCGCAGTCCTTCGCGCGGGCCCTCCCCGCGGCGTGCCCCCGGTGGCCGATGACCCCGGTGCTCGACCCGGTGACCGTGATCCCGCTCGCCGCGTTCGACGGCATCCTGCCCCCGCCGCCCGTGGAGCGGCACGAGGTCAAGGTGAGCGCCGCGTGGCTGATCGAGAACGCAGGTCTCGGCCGCGGCTTCCGCTTCCCGCGCTCGCGCGCCGGGCTGTCGACCAAGCACACCCTGGCGCTCACGAACCGCGGCGAGGCGACGGCCGCCGAGATCGCGGAGCTCGCCCGTTTCGTGCAGGGCCGCGTGCAGTCCGAGTTCGGACTGCTGCTGCAGCCCGAGCCGGTGCTGGTGAACGTCGAGCTGTAG
- a CDS encoding pyridoxal phosphate-dependent aminotransferase produces the protein MTSRAPLSRKLSAIAESATLKVDAKAKALQAAGRPVISYAAGEPDFATPSFIVDAAAEALQNPANYRYTPAAGLPVLREAIAAKTLRDSGLQVAPTQVVVTNGGKQAVYQAFQTVVNPGDEVLLPAPYWTTYPEAIALADGTPVEVFAGADQDYKVTVAQLEAARTDKTTVLVFVSPSNPTGSVYTPEETAEIGRWALEHGIWVITDEIYQNLTYEGVRAVSIVEAVPELAEQTILLNGVAKTYAMTGWRVGWMVGPADAIKLAANLQSHLSSNVNNVAQRAAAAALNGPQDEVEQFRAAFDRRRRLIVSELSKIDGVEVPNPLGAFYVYPDVQGLLNREWGGVTPTTSLELADLILEQAEVAVVPGEAFGPSGYLRLSYALGDEQLLEGVQRLQRLFS, from the coding sequence GTGACTTCCCGCGCCCCGCTCTCTCGCAAGCTGTCCGCCATCGCCGAGTCCGCGACCCTCAAGGTCGACGCGAAGGCCAAGGCCCTCCAGGCCGCCGGCCGACCGGTCATCTCGTATGCCGCGGGCGAGCCCGACTTCGCCACCCCCTCGTTCATCGTCGATGCCGCGGCCGAGGCGCTGCAGAACCCCGCGAACTACCGCTACACCCCCGCCGCCGGGCTCCCGGTGCTGCGCGAGGCCATCGCGGCCAAGACGCTGCGCGACTCGGGGCTGCAGGTCGCCCCCACGCAGGTCGTCGTGACCAACGGCGGCAAGCAGGCCGTGTACCAGGCGTTTCAGACCGTGGTGAACCCCGGCGACGAGGTGCTGCTGCCCGCGCCGTACTGGACCACGTACCCCGAGGCCATCGCGCTGGCCGACGGCACGCCCGTCGAGGTGTTCGCCGGAGCCGACCAGGACTACAAGGTCACGGTCGCCCAGCTCGAGGCCGCCCGCACCGACAAGACGACGGTGCTCGTCTTCGTGTCGCCGTCGAACCCGACCGGTTCGGTCTACACGCCCGAAGAGACCGCCGAGATCGGCCGCTGGGCTCTCGAGCACGGCATCTGGGTGATCACCGACGAGATCTACCAGAACCTCACGTACGAGGGCGTCCGCGCGGTCTCGATCGTCGAGGCCGTGCCCGAGCTCGCCGAGCAGACGATCCTGCTCAACGGCGTCGCCAAGACCTACGCCATGACCGGGTGGCGCGTGGGCTGGATGGTCGGACCGGCCGATGCCATCAAGCTCGCCGCCAACCTGCAGTCGCACCTGTCGAGCAACGTCAACAACGTCGCCCAGCGCGCGGCCGCCGCGGCCCTCAACGGTCCTCAGGACGAGGTCGAGCAGTTCCGCGCGGCGTTCGACCGTCGTCGTCGGCTGATCGTGTCGGAGCTGTCGAAGATCGACGGCGTCGAGGTGCCCAACCCGCTCGGCGCGTTCTACGTCTACCCCGACGTGCAGGGACTGCTGAACCGCGAGTGGGGCGGGGTCACCCCGACCACCTCGCTCGAGCTGGCCGACCTCATCCTCGAGCAGGCCGAGGTGGCCGTGGTGCCCGGCGAGGCCTTCGGCCCCAGCGGCTACCTGCGCCTGTCGTACGCGCTCGGCGACGAGCAGCTGCTCGAGGGCGTCCAGCGCCTCCAGCGCCTGTTCTCCTGA